One Methanobrevibacter wolinii SH genomic window carries:
- the purS gene encoding phosphoribosylformylglycinamidine synthase subunit PurS, with protein MIFDIEVKISLKDGMLNPEAKTIENSLGLLGYKVNNTKTLNTITFDMEGEDRETIRSEVDDMCQRLLCNPVIHNYKITIIPRNSACGDC; from the coding sequence ATGATATTTGATATTGAAGTTAAAATTTCATTAAAAGATGGAATGTTAAATCCAGAAGCAAAAACAATTGAAAACTCACTTGGTTTACTTGGATATAAAGTAAATAATACAAAAACTCTTAATACAATTACTTTTGATATGGAAGGAGAAGATAGAGAAACCATAAGATCAGAAGTAGATGATATGTGTCAAAGATTACTTTGTAATCCTGTAATCCATAACTATAAAATCACAATTATTCCACGTAATAGTGCATGTGGTGACTGTTAA